The genomic DNA TGCCGCTTGGGGTCGTGACCGTAACGGGTCCGGAAGTAGCACCCGCCGGCACGCTTACCTTGAGCTGCGTGGAAGAAATATACTGCACCTGCGTCGCCACAGTACCATTAAAGGCGACCGTTAGGCCCGCACTGGTATAGCCACTGCCGGTCAGCACAACCTGCGTGCCCGTGGTACCCTTTCCGGGAGAAAAGGCCGTGAGGGTGGGGGCTGGCGGGGCTTGTACCATCACCATGACCTCATTACTGGTGAGGGTGCCGCAGGCGAAGACCGACTGCACGGCGACGTAGTAAGTGCTGGCCGAGGCAAAAGCCGGGGTATACGTGGCAGCGGTTTGGCCCGTCAGCGTCGTGTAGGGTCCTCCGCTGGTAGTGGCGTACACCCACTGTCGCCCCCGGTGAGCGGGGTGATTTCAGTGGCAGTAAGGGTGGCCCCGTTTTCATTGGTGAGCAGGTTTTGCGCCGTGGTCGGAGCAATGGCCACGCCACTGACGGCCAGGGCCGCCGAAGCAAGGCTCTGAACCACGGGGTTTGAGGCAACCACCCGCACTTTATAGTTAAGTCCCCCAGGTGTAGCTGCGGGCATCGTTGCCGTGACCGTCTGCGAGGTAGTCATGTTATTGTTCAGCAAAGTGGCAATAACGGGCGGCGTGGTCGCAAATACGCCGCTGGCATCGGAGAGCTCCACGCTAAAGCTGTTCGTGGCCGCATATGACCCGGAAGCCTGAAAAGTAACCGAGAAGGAACCACCTGGGCAGACAGTGCTGCTGCCGAGCTGAGGCGTGCTGATGCCCGCCAGGGTCACCATAAAATCCCCTGCCGGATACGTAGTAACGCCATCCGATAGCTCTACCGCAGCACTGCCCTGGGCCAGCCCGCTGGGGACGATTGCTTTTACATTTGTGGCGGTGGTAACCAGGCCTGAGGCAGTGACGCCGCCAATAGTGACGCTGGTAATGCCACCCAAATTGGAGCCGGAAATCGTGATTTCGGTATCCA from Hymenobacter sp. DG25B includes the following:
- a CDS encoding lamin tail domain-containing protein, whose protein sequence is MLTLLLLLPLFGQGQIGTRTGGSATVVISQVYGGGGNTNAPYKNDFIELHNLSANTISLAGYTVQYASAGGTSWATTPLTGSIAPGGYYLVQEAAGTGAAAALPAPEASGSLSLSGTAGKVALVSSTTALSGACPSGGSLVDFVGFGSTANCYEGAGPTPAPSNTTSVIRKSEGCLDTDNNSTDFSAGVPAPRNSATTAVSCQPTITGLAPTSGPVDTEITISGSNLGGITSVTIGGVTASGLVTTATNVKAIVPSGLAQGSAAVELSDGVTTYPAGDFMVTLAGISTPQLGSSTVCPGGSFSVTFQASGSYAATNSFSVELSDASGVFATTPPVIATLLNNNMTTSQTVTATMPAATPGGLNYKVRVVASNPVVQSLASAALAVSGVAIAPTTAQNLLTNENGATLTATEITPLTGGDSGCTPLPAEDPTRR